Proteins found in one Leptospira bouyouniensis genomic segment:
- a CDS encoding ferredoxin family protein, which translates to MAYVVTEICVDCKYTSCAAVCPVEAFHEAPDTLYIDPDTCIDCNACQYECPIDAIFPDYDVPEKHKPAIEINAKEANKFPVIVTTKPPLKGAKCSDPSK; encoded by the coding sequence ATGGCGTACGTTGTAACTGAAATTTGCGTAGATTGTAAATATACAAGTTGTGCTGCAGTTTGTCCTGTGGAAGCTTTTCACGAAGCTCCGGACACATTGTACATCGATCCAGATACTTGTATTGATTGTAATGCATGTCAATATGAATGTCCGATTGATGCGATTTTCCCGGACTATGATGTCCCAGAAAAACACAAACCTGCAATTGAAATAAATGCAAAAGAAGCAAATAAATTTCCGGTAATCGTAACGACAAAACCACCTCTAAAAGGTGCAAAATGTTCCGACCCGAGTAAATAA
- the ahcY gene encoding adenosylhomocysteinase gives MSTVTETKSERLPYKVKDISLAEWGREEIILAEKEMPGLMALRKEFGTSKPLKGARICGSLHMTIQTAVLIETLAALGADIRWSSCNIFSTQDHAAAAIAKAGIPVFAWKGETEEEYWWCIEQTLFFDGGKGPNMILDDGHDLTHYIHEKYPQLLADIKGVSEETTTGVIALHKKLKAGTLKIPAINVNDSVTKSKFDNLYGCRESLADGIKRATDVMLAGKVALVCGYGDVGKGSAASLRNFGARVIVTEIDPICALQAVMEGYQVLRVEDVIENADIIVTATGNDDIITLEHMKAMKDGAILCNIGHFDTEIQMSRLNSEKGVTKKEIKPQVDKYTFPDGKSIIVLAEGRLVNLGCATGHPSFVMSSSFTNQVLAQIELYTTKYELGVYRLPKHLDEKVAALHLEQLGVRLTKLTQKQADYISVPLEGPYKPDHYRY, from the coding sequence ATGTCCACAGTAACTGAAACAAAATCGGAACGATTGCCATACAAAGTGAAGGATATCTCTCTTGCAGAATGGGGAAGAGAAGAAATCATTTTGGCAGAAAAAGAAATGCCTGGTCTTATGGCACTTCGTAAAGAATTCGGAACTTCTAAGCCACTCAAAGGTGCAAGAATTTGCGGATCACTTCACATGACAATCCAAACAGCGGTTCTTATCGAAACCTTGGCTGCATTAGGTGCTGACATTCGTTGGTCCTCTTGCAACATCTTTTCAACACAAGATCATGCTGCAGCAGCGATTGCAAAAGCAGGAATCCCTGTATTTGCATGGAAAGGTGAAACAGAAGAAGAATACTGGTGGTGTATTGAACAAACTTTATTCTTTGATGGTGGAAAAGGTCCTAATATGATCCTTGATGACGGACATGACCTAACACATTACATCCATGAAAAATACCCACAACTCCTTGCAGACATCAAAGGTGTTTCTGAAGAAACAACTACAGGTGTCATTGCACTTCATAAAAAATTAAAAGCAGGAACTTTAAAAATCCCTGCAATCAATGTGAACGACTCAGTAACAAAGTCAAAATTTGATAACCTTTATGGTTGCCGCGAATCACTTGCTGACGGAATTAAACGTGCAACTGACGTGATGCTTGCTGGTAAAGTAGCTCTCGTTTGTGGATACGGAGACGTTGGAAAAGGATCTGCTGCATCACTTCGTAACTTTGGAGCACGTGTGATCGTAACTGAAATCGATCCTATTTGTGCGCTCCAAGCTGTTATGGAAGGATACCAAGTCCTACGTGTAGAAGATGTGATCGAAAACGCTGATATCATTGTGACAGCAACTGGTAACGACGACATCATCACTCTTGAACACATGAAAGCAATGAAAGATGGTGCCATCCTTTGTAACATTGGTCACTTTGATACTGAGATTCAAATGTCACGTTTGAATTCTGAGAAAGGTGTTACTAAAAAAGAAATCAAACCTCAAGTAGACAAATACACTTTCCCTGATGGTAAATCTATTATCGTTCTAGCGGAAGGAAGACTTGTGAACTTAGGTTGTGCAACAGGTCACCCATCATTTGTAATGTCTAGTTCCTTCACAAACCAAGTTTTGGCTCAAATTGAACTTTATACAACGAAATATGAGTTGGGCGTGTATCGCCTTCCAAAACACTTGGATGAAAAGGTAGCTGCACTTCATTTGGAGCAATTGGGTGTTCGTTTGACAAAACTCACTCAAAAACAAGCTGATTATATCAGTGTACCACTCGAAGGTCCATATAAACCGGACCATTACCGCTACTAA
- a CDS encoding TIGR04454 family lipoprotein, producing MKKSLILALALGLFLANCKSKVYTQEECESALASTFTQIEEEAKKNPAAAPVLAGLQQGKQKMIDQCMEGKFDPNCLKNAPGIAGIMGCVKK from the coding sequence ATGAAAAAATCTCTTATCCTTGCGCTCGCTCTCGGGCTATTTTTGGCGAATTGTAAATCCAAAGTGTATACCCAAGAAGAGTGTGAATCTGCATTAGCAAGCACTTTCACTCAAATTGAAGAAGAAGCTAAAAAGAACCCAGCAGCAGCTCCCGTTCTTGCAGGTTTACAACAAGGCAAACAAAAAATGATCGACCAATGTATGGAAGGAAAATTTGATCCAAACTGCTTAAAAAATGCTCCAGGAATCGCTGGCATTATGGGCTGTGTAAAAAAATAA
- a CDS encoding methyl-accepting chemotaxis protein, with the protein MNLYKRYSRAFVMASQVFSLGVVVPIGIALILFYVDLSATQIKTFLGATIIAALITLLLPSFIFPKKLKSIRDGLVELETQTEKNPETYTQVWDTIAKMPVIGATVGASQWALAIPIVLGPVIYLPETSKSDGFYIICSLLLTAFLNIIISFIFLEKASHIVLEDEIFQSELNERITPYYRNLKNTVPIMFSLMVMVLSIFLLIFSFNVNAKALEKAFSNQLYNFNQSNEAGINVYFEAVENTLKDVASLPSIKQALETKNYKLAVPTLVKTYNETQLLLENSFIATFEEGTPIVASGLPGGLSVGFKLDNNPEVLENIKASKEGKSHVGIAVKSSISGNIVIMVTSPVKNANGTVIGFVGMPFLVGKAMQSFLKNVKIGTTGYSFLLDRESTMVYHPNPKYLMTSFKGSEFEQLALNAGETDSFRNPWEGSTFLLRRKVSSKYGIQFFSTIDLKEIEVESLTSLRGLTVISLIGSIVIAFSIYMLFSARFRPMRTIGKVLQNVEVGDLRTKVKLESSDEFARLSRGLNSTLKQIIEVVGSNQAFSEDLASSAEQMSASLNMLSSNAQTQAASAEEISASIEEISAAVQNVDAQAEDQFRKVDFLKLKMAELSSLIEATGKQVGKASQDVNQISEEAKLGQSSLDSMRNSISKISNSSEEIGSVIEIINNISEQINLLALNAAIEAARAGVYGRGFAVVADEIGKLAEKTAISIGDIGELIQANEKEIESGKETIETTISLIQRIIQGVSSFNTMTDTIEQSTKEQLVINHKVGEEVDKVNQISQAIRLSMEEQKNAIGEVAQAIFSINDLTQGTAAGLEEMTATANGIANLAETLKRKINFFKIS; encoded by the coding sequence ATGAATTTGTACAAACGATACAGTCGCGCTTTTGTTATGGCCTCCCAAGTATTTTCCTTGGGGGTTGTGGTTCCGATTGGGATTGCCCTCATTTTATTTTATGTTGATCTGAGTGCCACTCAAATCAAAACCTTTTTGGGTGCGACCATCATTGCGGCACTCATTACATTACTCCTCCCCAGTTTTATTTTCCCAAAAAAATTAAAGTCCATTCGAGATGGACTCGTTGAACTCGAAACCCAGACAGAAAAAAATCCTGAGACCTACACACAAGTTTGGGATACGATTGCAAAGATGCCAGTCATTGGAGCCACTGTTGGCGCATCCCAATGGGCGCTTGCCATTCCGATTGTATTAGGTCCGGTCATTTACCTACCGGAAACTAGTAAATCGGATGGATTTTATATTATTTGTAGTTTGTTACTCACTGCGTTTCTCAATATCATTATCTCTTTTATTTTCTTAGAAAAAGCATCACACATTGTACTCGAAGATGAAATTTTCCAATCGGAATTAAACGAGCGGATCACTCCTTATTATAGAAATCTCAAAAACACTGTCCCCATTATGTTTTCCTTGATGGTGATGGTGCTTTCCATTTTCCTTTTGATTTTTTCTTTTAATGTGAATGCCAAAGCACTGGAAAAAGCATTTTCAAACCAATTGTATAATTTTAACCAAAGTAATGAAGCAGGGATCAATGTTTACTTTGAAGCTGTTGAGAATACACTGAAAGATGTAGCTTCTTTGCCATCCATCAAACAAGCATTAGAAACTAAGAATTATAAGCTAGCTGTCCCTACTTTAGTTAAAACATATAATGAAACCCAGCTTTTATTGGAGAATTCTTTCATTGCGACATTTGAAGAGGGAACACCGATTGTTGCTTCAGGTCTCCCTGGTGGATTAAGTGTTGGATTTAAACTAGATAATAACCCAGAAGTTTTGGAAAATATCAAAGCTTCCAAAGAAGGTAAATCTCATGTAGGCATTGCTGTCAAATCATCGATCAGTGGCAATATTGTGATTATGGTCACGTCTCCTGTCAAAAATGCAAATGGAACTGTAATTGGTTTTGTTGGGATGCCATTCCTTGTGGGAAAGGCGATGCAATCCTTCTTAAAAAATGTCAAAATTGGTACAACTGGATATTCTTTTTTACTCGATCGTGAATCAACAATGGTATACCACCCCAATCCAAAATACTTAATGACTAGTTTTAAAGGCTCTGAGTTTGAACAGTTAGCATTAAATGCAGGTGAAACAGATTCTTTCCGAAACCCTTGGGAAGGATCCACTTTTTTACTTCGAAGAAAGGTTAGTTCCAAGTATGGGATTCAATTTTTTTCTACGATTGATTTAAAAGAAATAGAAGTTGAAAGTTTGACTTCACTTCGAGGTTTAACCGTCATTAGTTTGATTGGCTCGATTGTGATTGCATTTTCAATTTATATGTTGTTTTCTGCAAGGTTTCGACCTATGAGAACCATTGGCAAAGTATTACAAAATGTTGAAGTAGGGGATTTGAGAACTAAGGTGAAGTTAGAATCCTCTGATGAATTTGCACGCCTTTCTAGAGGTTTAAATTCCACACTCAAACAAATCATAGAAGTAGTAGGTTCAAACCAAGCTTTCTCAGAAGATTTGGCTTCATCCGCAGAACAAATGTCAGCATCACTCAATATGTTATCTTCGAATGCACAAACACAAGCTGCTTCCGCTGAAGAGATATCAGCTTCGATAGAAGAGATCTCTGCCGCCGTACAAAACGTAGATGCACAAGCAGAAGATCAATTTCGCAAAGTAGATTTTTTAAAATTAAAAATGGCAGAACTTTCCAGTTTGATCGAGGCAACGGGAAAACAAGTTGGGAAAGCATCCCAAGATGTGAACCAAATCTCAGAAGAGGCAAAACTTGGTCAGTCATCCCTTGACTCTATGCGAAATTCAATTTCAAAAATTAGTAACAGTTCGGAAGAAATTGGTAGTGTCATTGAAATCATTAATAATATCTCAGAACAAATCAACTTACTTGCGTTAAATGCTGCCATTGAAGCTGCTCGTGCAGGAGTGTATGGTCGTGGATTTGCAGTCGTTGCTGATGAAATTGGGAAACTCGCTGAAAAAACTGCGATTTCGATCGGTGACATTGGAGAGCTCATCCAAGCAAATGAGAAAGAAATTGAAAGTGGTAAAGAAACCATTGAAACAACGATTTCACTCATCCAAAGGATCATCCAAGGTGTGAGTTCATTTAATACCATGACCGATACAATTGAACAAAGTACAAAGGAACAACTTGTCATTAACCATAAGGTGGGGGAAGAGGTGGACAAGGTGAACCAAATCAGCCAAGCCATCCGTCTTTCCATGGAAGAACAAAAGAATGCCATCGGGGAAGTGGCCCAAGCGATTTTCAGCATCAATGACTTAACCCAAGGGACTGCCGCAGGCCTTGAGGAAATGACAGCGACAGCCAACGGGATCGCAAATTTAGCGGAAACCCTAAAAAGAAAGATTAATTTCTTCAAAATTTCCTAA
- a CDS encoding ArsR/SmtB family transcription factor, whose amino-acid sequence MAAETLLTNRNSSQILAATKAISDETRIRILHILSFGAFSVNEVVEILEMGQSRISRHLKILTEAGLIGSRREGSLVYSFLPDEESFGLKFPMELTKLLLSYKEDLPNREKDQKMVHLILEAREKKSKSFFDGVAESWEKLQEETLHPKLYRSWILQELPICENILDLGCGPGGLIPFLLNKAKHVTGVDNSSRMIENASIHFAKNPSVSLIQTPMEHLPLQANSCDAVVASMVMHHISHPPTVLEEIARVLKPGGVLCVVDLEKHNAEYMRDNFADLWLGFEPELFESWLSNAGFNVKSIGEIQTESSFKILTIKATKE is encoded by the coding sequence ATGGCAGCAGAAACCCTTCTCACAAACCGCAATTCTTCTCAGATTCTGGCTGCTACGAAAGCCATCTCTGATGAAACACGAATTCGGATCCTCCATATCTTAAGTTTTGGGGCGTTTTCCGTGAATGAAGTGGTGGAGATTTTAGAGATGGGCCAATCTCGTATCTCCCGACACCTAAAAATCCTGACAGAAGCAGGGCTTATTGGTTCCAGGCGTGAAGGGAGTTTGGTGTACAGTTTTTTGCCCGATGAAGAGAGTTTTGGATTAAAATTTCCAATGGAACTCACCAAACTTTTGTTATCTTATAAAGAAGACCTCCCGAACAGAGAAAAAGACCAGAAAATGGTTCACTTAATCCTTGAAGCTCGAGAGAAAAAATCCAAATCATTCTTTGATGGTGTGGCAGAGAGTTGGGAAAAATTACAAGAAGAAACTTTACATCCAAAATTGTATCGGTCTTGGATCTTACAAGAACTTCCAATTTGCGAAAATATTTTAGATTTAGGGTGTGGGCCTGGTGGACTAATCCCATTTTTACTGAACAAAGCAAAACATGTTACGGGAGTTGATAATTCATCTCGTATGATCGAAAATGCATCCATCCATTTTGCAAAAAATCCAAGTGTAAGTCTTATCCAAACACCAATGGAACATTTGCCTTTGCAGGCAAACTCTTGTGATGCGGTAGTAGCATCGATGGTAATGCATCATATTTCTCATCCACCGACAGTGCTTGAAGAAATTGCGCGTGTATTAAAACCAGGTGGAGTTTTGTGTGTAGTCGATTTAGAGAAACACAATGCAGAATACATGAGAGATAATTTCGCTGACCTTTGGCTTGGATTTGAGCCAGAGTTATTCGAATCCTGGTTATCTAATGCAGGTTTCAATGTGAAATCCATTGGAGAAATCCAAACAGAATCTAGTTTTAAAATTTTAACAATCAAAGCAACAAAGGAATAA
- a CDS encoding VOC family protein produces the protein MIHHIAIGTLHPSLLADFYLQLPGAKQSKVHYFESGEIRSIWIQLGAVILMLEKGKNESPKKLVFSLENSNQTAWKEFLTTISVLERTEFTVYFEDPDGNGLGLSSYPQKLPNLWK, from the coding sequence ATGATCCACCATATTGCCATTGGAACACTCCATCCAAGCCTCTTGGCTGACTTTTACCTACAATTGCCTGGAGCAAAACAATCGAAAGTACACTATTTTGAATCGGGAGAGATCCGTTCTATTTGGATCCAACTTGGGGCTGTGATTTTGATGTTGGAAAAAGGAAAAAATGAATCTCCGAAAAAACTAGTATTCTCTCTAGAGAATTCAAACCAAACCGCTTGGAAGGAATTTTTGACTACGATTTCGGTCCTCGAACGAACAGAATTTACCGTTTACTTTGAAGATCCAGATGGAAATGGTCTGGGTCTCAGTTCCTACCCACAAAAACTTCCAAATCTTTGGAAATGA
- a CDS encoding Lsa36 family surface (lipo)protein encodes MKFRIVFLSFVLVTSFTQSELYAQFTCEGSACSFLPSPLTETGNSALKKFETGYLNEVLKTNLEAGFLANVGASNIGTGTVRRIQLGVSASAAGYKKDDIQIQDDLIKYPKLPNVGGAVIPSFHLDINPGWLLGTEEGGYIRRIGIFLHGMNVAVTQDQIQAASNNKNYEGRIAVRSYGGMLRYQLMEKEGFLMNLITWNGLNIGVGHHVMEQNMSLSYLEGKAAQVEFQGVKGKWGGDTNFLFNTKVQTTNVDLRTGIGLFWVANLIVGGGYSWNSGHNSASLSRRGPFIISANESLPIELPREYQAVLDQQLLAQNPNATLGFRASGESNSKRGIGYGIVGLELDLFMLKVIAEGLYGGKDLYSANLGLKLSF; translated from the coding sequence ATGAAATTTAGAATCGTTTTCCTTTCCTTTGTTTTGGTCACATCGTTCACTCAATCAGAACTTTATGCCCAATTCACTTGTGAAGGTTCTGCTTGTAGTTTTTTACCTTCTCCGTTAACTGAAACGGGTAATTCGGCACTTAAAAAATTTGAAACTGGTTATTTAAACGAAGTCTTAAAAACAAATTTGGAAGCTGGGTTCTTAGCGAATGTGGGTGCAAGTAATATTGGTACAGGTACTGTACGCCGCATCCAATTAGGTGTGAGCGCCTCTGCGGCAGGTTATAAAAAAGACGATATCCAAATCCAAGATGATTTAATCAAATACCCAAAACTTCCCAATGTGGGAGGGGCTGTCATTCCATCCTTCCATTTGGACATCAATCCAGGTTGGTTACTTGGTACGGAAGAAGGTGGTTATATCCGCCGGATCGGAATTTTTTTGCATGGGATGAATGTCGCTGTAACCCAAGACCAGATCCAAGCTGCATCGAATAACAAGAATTACGAAGGAAGGATCGCCGTACGGTCGTATGGTGGGATGTTACGTTACCAACTCATGGAAAAAGAAGGATTTCTCATGAACCTGATTACATGGAATGGACTCAATATTGGTGTGGGCCACCATGTGATGGAACAAAATATGAGCCTCAGTTATTTGGAAGGGAAAGCCGCACAAGTAGAGTTCCAAGGAGTGAAAGGAAAGTGGGGTGGTGATACTAATTTTCTATTTAATACCAAAGTCCAAACTACCAATGTAGACTTACGCACTGGAATTGGTTTATTTTGGGTGGCAAACTTAATCGTTGGTGGTGGTTATAGTTGGAATTCCGGTCATAACTCTGCCTCACTTTCTAGACGAGGACCCTTTATCATCTCTGCCAATGAGTCACTCCCCATCGAATTGCCGAGAGAATACCAAGCAGTCCTCGACCAACAACTTTTAGCACAAAATCCGAATGCCACTCTCGGCTTTCGGGCGAGCGGGGAATCTAATTCCAAACGTGGGATTGGGTATGGGATCGTTGGTTTGGAATTAGATTTATTTATGCTCAAGGTCATTGCTGAGGGATTGTATGGTGGGAAAGACCTGTATTCAGCAAACCTTGGTCTCAAACTTAGCTTCTAG
- a CDS encoding DMT family transporter, translating into MKENTHVEWKGVAFVLIGALLFSAKAVVVKLTYRYEISAIGSLFFRMLFAFPFLVWMAWSAENGTTKPNLTKKDYWNVLLMGVVGYYLASLFDFVGLKYISAGLERIILFIYPTLVVLLSFFFLKKKIHLREIFSLILTYTGVFLAYGQDVQLGSPKDVSLGAFFILLSALTYAIYLMGSGSIIPKLGSKRFTAWALIISSIVVFIHFFIFGTYQELIQPLSFYVLAFVMGTVNTVVPAVFVSEGIKRVGSKTAAIVGSIGPMSTLFLAYLFLDEPITIVHSIGTLFVLMGVFWISTAKKPKEVSV; encoded by the coding sequence GTGAAAGAAAATACACATGTTGAATGGAAAGGTGTGGCGTTTGTTCTTATCGGCGCTCTCCTTTTTAGTGCCAAGGCAGTGGTTGTCAAATTAACCTATCGGTATGAAATATCAGCGATTGGTTCTTTGTTTTTTAGAATGTTATTTGCTTTCCCATTTTTAGTTTGGATGGCATGGTCAGCTGAAAACGGAACAACAAAACCAAACTTAACAAAAAAAGACTATTGGAACGTACTTCTGATGGGAGTAGTTGGGTATTATCTTGCCAGTTTATTTGATTTTGTTGGGCTCAAATACATAAGCGCTGGCCTTGAACGAATCATCTTATTTATTTATCCTACACTTGTTGTTTTATTATCTTTTTTCTTTCTGAAAAAGAAAATCCATCTAAGAGAAATTTTTTCTCTTATCCTTACATATACAGGTGTATTTTTAGCCTATGGACAAGATGTCCAATTGGGTTCACCAAAGGATGTGAGCCTCGGTGCCTTTTTTATTTTATTATCAGCTTTAACTTATGCCATCTATCTTATGGGAAGTGGATCTATCATTCCAAAGTTAGGTTCAAAGAGATTTACGGCATGGGCACTCATCATTTCATCTATTGTAGTGTTCATTCATTTTTTCATATTCGGAACTTATCAAGAACTCATCCAACCACTTTCATTTTATGTTTTGGCATTCGTGATGGGTACTGTCAATACTGTTGTACCAGCGGTTTTTGTATCGGAAGGGATCAAACGTGTAGGAAGTAAAACAGCTGCGATAGTTGGATCCATTGGACCGATGTCGACTTTATTTTTGGCCTATCTCTTCTTGGACGAACCAATTACAATTGTTCATAGCATTGGAACTTTATTTGTACTCATGGGAGTTTTTTGGATCAGTACAGCAAAAAAACCAAAAGAAGTCTCAGTTTGA